In the genome of Populus nigra chromosome 9, ddPopNigr1.1, whole genome shotgun sequence, one region contains:
- the LOC133702681 gene encoding WPP domain-associated protein-like: MGSEEVLENSTLMDVSMSSCNGSMVQHTNGIEESENLGADLLKDFDLCWEDIEDRLTVSRMVSDSVIKGMVSAVEQEAVQKIAQKELELTRLKEELHLYHVGADENESLCSGMCQEQKYRKNGLYSTHSDTFVEQALLQESLENLKIAVKGKLKKLKKEIHKVKGSCSTRSRNSASEIVGLSGILPEKVPDKWSDVDRMLEDLGATLDSFYKHTDDLVRFSKLSLFEWQQEKEFQAEIEGLVIQNCIRGLQEEFEQSLWDQNTQFFGNVSASWLEKVKELSSLRQELDAIAKSLFVSESGQLISHGSFEHRKSSGHHVSNGNHDESIITMPENLEAAQLKHMNREELFHYFKTEMTKMKRHHESKVQEMTEEIFSLKREYLKERGSSLPVRKDKDLDILRKKIAEVILKLDDILVENEKLPSASNNAESLDNMKDRLESLRLENHELRDLLAQKKREIKLLSSQVSDATEKMSQHSLTEVNLLRIITNLKSLIEDTHVETTISEDLHKILLKEFMGQIKCFTNESDLEYDFMEGIYEIIFREAAQNAKSASKLEIEDSDMESIITQGLLEVGLQEAFKEAEEKLGSLNQKYVDENKVRLTLEMEAMEKEKALRMSIAEKEKLDQDIHLLTATIQEKDKLVRESTDALEKEKENLELASRELGNLRAQTSQQRLLISQNSEESEIIKHDLLEALDKNKLCEEEISKLQEKIQLVTENLREATEEKSMLLAVSQEKQSLVEAREREHREQLDSIVVLVNGLSRAVTDFESRATKEIKRSSLRLENLSSQSGSLIQKAGILKRMGFLHKQKLESRCSDLQKAEAEVDLLGDEVENLLSLLEKIYIALDHYSPILKHYSGITEILKLVRRELNGESMKPV, encoded by the exons ATGGGGAGTGAAGAGGTTTTGGAGAATTCTACTCTTATGGATGTTAGTATGAGTTCATGCAATGGATCAATGGTCCAGCACACCAATGGCATCGAGGAGAGTGAGAATCTAGGCGCTGATCTACTTAAAGATTTTGATTTGTGTTGGGAAGATATTGAGGATCGATTGACCGTTTCTAGAATGGTTAGTGATTCGGTCATAAAGGGCATGGTATCTGCAGTTGAACAAGAGGCAGTGCAGAAGATTGCTCAGAAAGAATTGGAGTTGACTAGATTGAAGGAAGAATTGCATCTTTACCACGTGGGCGCAGATGAAAATGAATCTTTGTGTTCAGGGATGTGCCAAGagcaaaaatatagaaaaaatggTCTTTATTCTACCCATTCAGATACATTTGTGGAGCAAGCTCTGTTACAAGAATCTTTGGAAAATCTTAAAATTGCAGTTAAAGGGAAGCTTAAGAAGCTCAAGAAAGAAATTCACAAGGTTAAAGGTTCCTGTTCTACGAGGAGCAGGAATTCAGCTTCTGAAATTGTGGGTTTGAGTGGTATTCTTCCAGAAAAGGTGCCTGATAAATGGAGTGATGTGGACAGAATGCTTGAGGATCTAGGAGCTACTCTGGACTCATTCTACAAACACACAGATGATCTGGTCCGTTTCTCCAAGTTATCACTCTTTGAGTGGCAGCAGGAGAAGGAGTTTCAGGCAGAAATTGAAGGGCTGGTTATTCAGAATTGTATTAGGGGTCTCCAAGAAGAGTTTGAGCAGAGTTTGTGGGATCAAAATACCCAGTTTTTTGGCAATGTAAGTGCAAGTTGGCTTGAAAAGGTGAAAGAGCTTTCAAGTTTACGTCAGGAATTGGATGCCATTGCAAAGTCACTGTTTGTATCTGAAAGCGGGCAGTTAATTTCTCATGGTTCCTTTGAGCACCGGAAGTCTTCAGGTCATCATGTTTCAAATGGAAATCACGATGAGTCTATAATTACTATGCCAGAAAATTTGGAAGCTGCCCAACTAAAGCACATGAACAGGGAAGAATTGTTTCATTATTTCAAGACTGAGATGACTAAAATGAAGAGACACCATGAGTCAAAAGTGCAAGAGATGACGGAAGAAATTTTCAGCCTCAAGAGGGAGTACTTAAAAGAAAGGGGTTCTTCTTTGCCAGTGAGGAAGGATAAGGACTTAGACATACTGAGGAAAAAGATCGCTGAAGTCATTTTGAAATTGGATGACATTCTTGTTGAAAATGAGAAATTGCCTTCAGCGAGCAACAATGCAGAGAGTCTTGACAATATGAAGGACAGACTTGAATCCCTTCGTTTAGAAAACCATGAACTACGAGACTTGCTTgcacaaaagaaaagggaaataaaGCTCCTTTCCTCACAAGTTTCTGATGCTACTGAGAAAATGTCACAACATTCTCTGACAGAGGTAAACTTGTTGAGAATAATCACAAATCTTAAAAGTTTAATAGAAGATACACATGTTGAAACTACAATCAGTGAAGATCTGCAtaaaatacttctcaaggagtTCATGGGCCAGATCAAATGCTTCACTAACGAATCAGACCTGGAGTATGATTTCATGGAGggaatttatgaaattatattcaGAGAAGCAGCTCAAAATGCCAAATCTGCTAGCAAATTGGAAATTGAAGATTCAGATATGGAGTCTATTATTACACAAGGGCTGTTGGAAGTTGGTCTTCAAGAGGCCTTCAAGGAAGCTGAGGAGAAACTTGGTAGTTTGAACCAGAAATATgttgatgaaaataaagttcGATTGACGCTTGAGATGGAAGctatggaaaaagaaaaggcattaaGAATGAGCAttgcagagaaagaaaaactagaCCAAGATATACACTTGCTAACAGCAACAATTCAAGAGAAAGACAAACTAGTGCGGGAATCAACAGATGCGTtggaaaaggagaaggaaaatttaGAGTTGGCTTCTAGAGAGCTTGGCAATTTAAGGGCTCAGACAAGTCAGCAGCGTCTATTAATTTCACAAAACAGTGAAGAATCTGAGATCATTAAACATGATTTGCTCGAGGCTTTGGACAAAAACAAACTTTGTGAAGAGGAGATTAGCAAGTTGCAAGAGAAGATTCAGCTAGTGACAGAGAACTTGAGGGAAGCTACTGAAGAGAAAAGCATGCTGCTTGCTGTTTCTCAAGAGAAGCAATCATTGGTTGAAGCAAGAGAAAGGGAGCACAGGGAGCAACTGGATTCAATAGTTGTTCTTGTCAATGGATTATCAAGAGCAGTTACTGATTTTGAAAGCAGAGccacaaaagaaattaaaaggagTAGCTTGAG GCTGGAAAATCTTAGTTCACAATCGGGTTCTCTTATTCAGAAGGCTGGTATACTTAAGAGAATGGGATTTCTGCACAAGCAGAAGTTGGAAAGTAGGTGTTCTGACCTTCAAAAGGCTGAAGCTGAG GTTGATCTTTTGGGTGACGAGGTAGAAAATCTTCTAAGCCTCCTTGAAAAGATATACATAGCACTGGATCATTATTCTCCGATATTGAAACATTATTCTGGA ATTACTGAGATTCTAAAGCTAGTTAGAAGAGAATTGAATGGAGAATCTATGAAACCAGTTTGA
- the LOC133702682 gene encoding uncharacterized protein LOC133702682 isoform X1, producing the protein MNNYGESNGDSNVHEKQVEGHDHCENGDGSDNRVILGIDGGTTSTVCVCIPLFSSSKSLPNPPPILGRAVSGCSNHNSVGETAARDTLKEVMAEALSKSGSDWSAVHAVCLGVSGVNHPTDQERILNWLREIFPSHVKLYVQNDAVAALASGTMGKLHGCVLIAGTGCISYGFAEDGREARASGAGPVLGDWGRYALYTRGYGIAAKALTAVIRAHDGRGPQTMLTNKILEALSLSSPDELIGWTYADPSWARIAALVPEVVSCAEACDQVATKILVNAVQDLALSVKAVVQRLHLCGEDGNGSFPVVMVGGVLEANRTWDIGKEVMKCIQEQFPGAHPIRPQVEPAVGAALLAWNFLMKESTGNSHS; encoded by the exons ATGAATAATTATGGGGAAAGCAATGGAGATTCAAATGTCcatgaaaaacaagttgaagGTCATGATCACTGTGAAAATGGAGATGGGTCTGATAATAGAGTCATTTTGGGGATTGATGGTGGGACTACTTCAACTGTTTGTGTCTGCAttcctttattttcttcctcAAAATCCCTCCCTAACCCTCCTCCTATCCTTGGACGTGCTGTTTCTGGTTGCTCCAATCATAACAGCGTTGGAG AAACTGCTGCCAGGGACACATTGAAAGAGGTTATGGCTGAAGCCCTCTCAAAATCAGGTTCTGATTGGTCGGCTGTTCATGCTGTTTGTTTAGGCGTTTCTGGTGTTAACCATCCAACTGATCAAGAAAGGATACTAAACTGGCTAAG AGAAATATTTCCTAGCCATGTGAAGTTGTATGTTCAGAATGATGCTGTTGCTGCTCTTGCAAGTGGGACCATGGGAAAGCTTCATGGCTGTGTATTAATTGCTGGTACGGGGTGCATTTCTTATGGATTTGCTGAAGATGGCAGAGAAGCTCGAGCTTCAGGTGCAGGACCTGTCCTAGGTGATTGGGGGAGGTATGCGCTATACACTCG TGGATATGGAATTGCTGCAAAGGCACTGACTGCAGTAATAAGGGCTCATGATGGTCGTGGTCCACAGACAATGCTAACAAATAAGATTTTGGAGGCGCTCAGCCTCTCGTCTCCTGATGAACTTATCGG GTGGACTTATGCTGATCCATCTTGGGCACGCATTGCAGCACTTGTTCCAGAAGTGGTATCTTGTGCAGAAGCTTGCGATCAAGTAGCAACTAAGATCTTGGTCAATGCAGTCCAGGACTTGGCTCTAAGTGTGAAGGCTGTTGTCCAAAGACTTCATTTGTGCGGTGAAG ATGGAAATGGTTCTTTCCCGGTTGTGATGGTTGGTGGTGTTCTCGAAGCTAACAGGACTTGGGATATTGGGAAAGAAGTTATGAAATGTATTCAGGAGCAGTTTCCTGGGGCTCATCCCATTAGACCACAG GTGGAACCAGCAGTTGGGGCAGCGTTGCTGGCCTGGAATTTCTTGATGAAAGAATCAACAGGGAACTCCCATAGCTGA
- the LOC133702682 gene encoding uncharacterized protein LOC133702682 isoform X2, translating to MNNYGESNGDSNVHEKQVEGHDHCENGDGSDNRVILGIDGGTTSTVCVCIPLFSSSKSLPNPPPILGRAVSGCSNHNSVGETAARDTLKEVMAEALSKSGSDWSAVHAVCLGVSGVNHPTDQERILNWLREIFPSHVKLYVQNDAVAALASGTMGKLHGCVLIAGTGCISYGFAEDGREARASGAGPVLGDWGSGYGIAAKALTAVIRAHDGRGPQTMLTNKILEALSLSSPDELIGWTYADPSWARIAALVPEVVSCAEACDQVATKILVNAVQDLALSVKAVVQRLHLCGEDGNGSFPVVMVGGVLEANRTWDIGKEVMKCIQEQFPGAHPIRPQVEPAVGAALLAWNFLMKESTGNSHS from the exons ATGAATAATTATGGGGAAAGCAATGGAGATTCAAATGTCcatgaaaaacaagttgaagGTCATGATCACTGTGAAAATGGAGATGGGTCTGATAATAGAGTCATTTTGGGGATTGATGGTGGGACTACTTCAACTGTTTGTGTCTGCAttcctttattttcttcctcAAAATCCCTCCCTAACCCTCCTCCTATCCTTGGACGTGCTGTTTCTGGTTGCTCCAATCATAACAGCGTTGGAG AAACTGCTGCCAGGGACACATTGAAAGAGGTTATGGCTGAAGCCCTCTCAAAATCAGGTTCTGATTGGTCGGCTGTTCATGCTGTTTGTTTAGGCGTTTCTGGTGTTAACCATCCAACTGATCAAGAAAGGATACTAAACTGGCTAAG AGAAATATTTCCTAGCCATGTGAAGTTGTATGTTCAGAATGATGCTGTTGCTGCTCTTGCAAGTGGGACCATGGGAAAGCTTCATGGCTGTGTATTAATTGCTGGTACGGGGTGCATTTCTTATGGATTTGCTGAAGATGGCAGAGAAGCTCGAGCTTCAGGTGCAGGACCTGTCCTAGGTGATTGGGGGAG TGGATATGGAATTGCTGCAAAGGCACTGACTGCAGTAATAAGGGCTCATGATGGTCGTGGTCCACAGACAATGCTAACAAATAAGATTTTGGAGGCGCTCAGCCTCTCGTCTCCTGATGAACTTATCGG GTGGACTTATGCTGATCCATCTTGGGCACGCATTGCAGCACTTGTTCCAGAAGTGGTATCTTGTGCAGAAGCTTGCGATCAAGTAGCAACTAAGATCTTGGTCAATGCAGTCCAGGACTTGGCTCTAAGTGTGAAGGCTGTTGTCCAAAGACTTCATTTGTGCGGTGAAG ATGGAAATGGTTCTTTCCCGGTTGTGATGGTTGGTGGTGTTCTCGAAGCTAACAGGACTTGGGATATTGGGAAAGAAGTTATGAAATGTATTCAGGAGCAGTTTCCTGGGGCTCATCCCATTAGACCACAG GTGGAACCAGCAGTTGGGGCAGCGTTGCTGGCCTGGAATTTCTTGATGAAAGAATCAACAGGGAACTCCCATAGCTGA